In one window of Photobacterium leiognathi DNA:
- the acuI gene encoding acrylyl-CoA reductase (NADPH), translating into MFKALVLEQEDKKTLAGIRQLETSDLPEGDVLIDVDYSSLNYKDGLAITGKGRIVRQFPMVPGIDLTGTVAESSDDRYKAGDKVVLTGWGVGEGHWGGMAEKARLNADWLVPLPQKFDGKQAMMIGTAGLTAMLCVQAIVDADVKPEDGEILVTGASGGVGSVAVTLLSQLGYKVAAVTGRAEVNGELLKKLGATTIIERSVFEEPARPLDKQLWAGAIDTVGSKVLAKVLSQINYNGAVAICGLAGGFDLPTTVMPFILRNVRLQGVDSVMCPFEKRQQAWQRLSELLPASYFEQACREVALEEVAECAEAITNGKITGRVVIKL; encoded by the coding sequence ATGTTTAAAGCACTAGTACTAGAACAAGAAGATAAAAAAACACTTGCAGGTATTCGCCAACTTGAGACATCAGATCTCCCTGAAGGTGATGTGTTAATTGATGTTGATTACTCTTCACTAAACTACAAAGATGGTTTAGCGATCACAGGTAAAGGTCGCATTGTTCGTCAGTTCCCAATGGTTCCAGGTATCGACTTAACCGGTACTGTGGCTGAATCATCAGATGATCGCTACAAAGCAGGCGATAAAGTTGTACTAACTGGCTGGGGTGTTGGTGAAGGTCACTGGGGGGGTATGGCTGAAAAAGCACGCCTTAACGCTGATTGGCTAGTACCACTACCGCAAAAGTTCGATGGTAAACAAGCAATGATGATCGGTACTGCTGGTTTAACAGCAATGCTATGTGTTCAAGCTATTGTTGATGCTGATGTAAAACCAGAAGACGGTGAAATCCTTGTAACAGGTGCGAGCGGTGGTGTTGGCTCAGTAGCAGTAACCTTACTTTCTCAACTAGGTTATAAAGTAGCGGCAGTAACAGGCCGTGCAGAAGTAAACGGTGAGTTACTTAAAAAGCTAGGTGCAACAACCATCATTGAACGTAGCGTATTTGAAGAGCCAGCTCGCCCACTAGACAAACAACTATGGGCTGGTGCTATCGATACCGTAGGTAGCAAGGTACTAGCAAAAGTACTAAGCCAAATTAACTACAATGGCGCAGTGGCTATTTGTGGTCTTGCTGGCGGTTTCGATTTACCAACAACAGTAATGCCATTTATTCTTCGTAACGTTCGCCTACAAGGTGTTGACTCAGTAATGTGTCCGTTCGAGAAACGCCAACAAGCATGGCAACGTCTATCTGAGCTACTACCAGCAAGCTACTTTGAACAAGCATGTCGTGAAGTAGCACTAGAAGAAGTGGCTGAATGCGCTGAAGCTATCACTAATGGTAAAATCACAGGCCGTGTCGTGATCAAGCTATAA
- the fadA gene encoding acetyl-CoA C-acyltransferase FadA, translating to MNNVVIVDCIRTPMGRSKGGAYRNVRAEDLSAHLMKGLLERNPQLDPNKIEDIYWGCVQQTLEQGFNVARNAALLAGIPHSVGATTVNRLCGSSMQALHDATRAIMVGDAQTCIIGGVEHMGHVPMNHGVDFHPGLSKSVAKAAGMMGLTAEMLGRMHGINREMQDAFAARSHQRAHAATIEGRFNNEIFATEGHDKDGILRRFETDEVIRPETTVEALSQLRPVFDPVNGTVTAGSSSALSDGASAMLIMSEQHARDLGLRIRARVKSMAVAGCDPSIMGYGPVPATQKALKRAGVTMDDIGMVELNEAFAAQSLPCAKDLGLLDKMDEKVNLNGGAIALGHPLGCSGSRISTTLINLMENHDVELGLATMCIGLGQGIATIFERVD from the coding sequence ATGAATAACGTCGTAATTGTTGATTGCATCCGTACCCCAATGGGGCGTTCGAAAGGTGGTGCTTATCGCAATGTTCGCGCAGAAGATCTCTCTGCTCACTTAATGAAAGGCTTGCTTGAACGCAACCCGCAACTTGACCCTAACAAGATTGAAGATATCTACTGGGGCTGTGTGCAACAAACCTTAGAGCAAGGTTTTAACGTTGCCCGCAATGCAGCGCTACTGGCTGGTATCCCACATTCGGTAGGTGCGACTACCGTCAACCGTTTATGTGGCTCCTCCATGCAAGCACTGCATGATGCAACCCGTGCGATCATGGTCGGCGATGCGCAAACCTGCATCATTGGGGGTGTTGAACACATGGGTCATGTACCTATGAACCATGGTGTGGATTTCCACCCGGGTCTTTCAAAATCTGTCGCCAAGGCAGCAGGTATGATGGGGTTAACAGCAGAAATGCTCGGACGAATGCATGGGATCAACCGAGAAATGCAAGATGCCTTTGCTGCACGCTCCCACCAACGCGCTCATGCTGCCACTATTGAAGGGCGATTTAATAACGAAATCTTTGCCACTGAAGGGCATGATAAAGATGGCATTTTAAGACGCTTTGAAACCGATGAAGTGATCCGCCCGGAAACCACAGTTGAAGCGCTTAGCCAATTGCGCCCGGTGTTTGATCCAGTTAATGGCACAGTAACCGCGGGCTCATCCTCCGCCCTTTCGGATGGCGCTTCAGCCATGCTGATTATGAGTGAGCAACATGCCCGAGATTTAGGACTACGTATTCGTGCGCGTGTTAAATCCATGGCGGTGGCTGGTTGTGATCCTTCAATTATGGGTTACGGCCCTGTTCCTGCTACTCAAAAAGCATTAAAACGTGCTGGTGTCACTATGGATGATATTGGTATGGTTGAGCTTAACGAAGCTTTTGCTGCCCAATCACTGCCTTGCGCTAAAGATTTAGGGCTACTTGATAAGATGGATGAGAAGGTCAATCTTAACGGGGGCGCGATTGCTCTAGGTCATCCATTAGGTTGTTCTGGTTCACGTATCTCAACAACCTTAATCAACTTAATGGAAAATCATGATGTTGAACTTGGCCTAGCCACGATGTGTATTGGCCTCGGTCAAGGTATTGCGACAATCTTTGAGCGTGTTGATTGA
- the fadB gene encoding fatty acid oxidation complex subunit alpha FadB codes for MIYQGETLSVSYLEDGIAELSLNAQGPVNKFNISTLESFNQALNALYQQPDLKGLIITSAKEAFIVGADITEFLGLFAKPEAELSQWLSHANDIFNKLEDLPVPTLSAINGYALGGGCECVLATDFRVADTKARIGLPETKLGIMPGFGGTVRLPRLIGADSAMEIITAGKDKKAQDALKLGLVDAVVEPDNLKCAALAMIKSAIDGKLDWQQCRQQKQAPLGLNKIEAAMSFTTAKGMVAKVAGKHYPAPMAAVTTIEQAARCSRNEALTVENQHFVKLAKTDVAEALVSIFLNDQYIKGQAKKATKAAKPTDHAMVLGAGIMGGGIAYQSALKGTPVLMKDIAEASLTLGMTEAAKLLNKKLERGRIDGLTMASVLSSITPSLHYAGADSVDVVVEAVVENPKVKAAVLADVESQVSDDTVIASNTSTIPINLLAQSLKRPENFCGMHFFNPVHRMPLVEIIRGEKTSQQTIDRIVAYAAKMGKSPIVVNDCPGFFVNRVLFPYFAGFSLLLQDGADFVQVDKVMEKQFGWPMGPAYLLDVVGIDTAHHAQTVMAEGFPERMGKNGKDAIDVMFEAQRFGQKNGIGFFSYSLDRKGKPKKSLSEDAHALLAPVSKPQTKFESDAIIARMMIPMINEVVRCLEENIIATPAEADMALVYGLGFPPFRGGVFRYLDSLGLANYVALADQYAHLGALYEVPQGLREKAAQGETYYNHTANLNA; via the coding sequence ATGATTTACCAAGGTGAAACCCTATCTGTAAGCTATCTGGAAGATGGTATTGCAGAGCTCAGTCTGAATGCTCAAGGCCCCGTCAACAAATTCAATATTTCAACATTGGAAAGTTTCAATCAGGCACTGAATGCATTGTATCAACAGCCCGATTTAAAAGGGTTGATCATTACCTCAGCTAAAGAGGCTTTTATTGTTGGTGCTGATATTACCGAGTTCCTCGGTTTATTTGCGAAACCTGAAGCCGAGCTCTCTCAATGGCTTTCACATGCTAACGACATCTTTAATAAGCTTGAAGATCTGCCCGTACCAACGCTCTCTGCAATTAATGGCTATGCATTAGGCGGCGGCTGTGAGTGTGTACTCGCTACTGACTTTCGTGTTGCCGATACCAAAGCTCGTATTGGGCTGCCTGAAACGAAATTAGGTATCATGCCCGGCTTTGGTGGCACAGTAAGGCTACCACGTTTGATTGGCGCAGATTCTGCCATGGAGATCATTACCGCAGGCAAAGATAAAAAAGCCCAAGATGCATTAAAGCTAGGGCTCGTTGATGCCGTTGTCGAACCCGATAATTTAAAATGTGCAGCTCTCGCGATGATCAAAAGTGCCATTGACGGCAAACTTGATTGGCAACAATGTCGCCAGCAAAAGCAAGCACCATTAGGGTTGAATAAAATCGAAGCCGCCATGAGCTTTACCACCGCTAAAGGTATGGTCGCGAAAGTCGCTGGCAAACATTACCCAGCACCAATGGCTGCTGTGACAACCATCGAGCAAGCTGCCCGTTGTTCACGCAATGAAGCACTCACCGTCGAAAATCAGCACTTCGTAAAACTTGCCAAAACCGATGTGGCTGAAGCGTTAGTGAGTATCTTCCTCAACGATCAATACATCAAAGGGCAAGCGAAAAAGGCCACAAAAGCGGCTAAACCAACCGATCATGCCATGGTATTAGGTGCAGGTATTATGGGCGGCGGTATCGCCTATCAATCCGCCTTAAAAGGCACGCCAGTTCTTATGAAAGACATTGCCGAAGCATCACTGACATTGGGAATGACGGAAGCGGCAAAATTACTGAATAAAAAACTCGAACGAGGCCGTATTGATGGGTTAACCATGGCATCGGTACTGTCCTCTATTACCCCAAGCCTACATTATGCTGGCGCAGACAGTGTCGATGTCGTCGTCGAAGCTGTAGTTGAAAACCCGAAAGTCAAAGCAGCAGTATTAGCAGATGTAGAATCACAGGTTAGCGACGATACTGTGATTGCCTCTAACACCTCAACCATCCCCATTAACCTACTGGCGCAGTCACTAAAACGTCCGGAAAACTTCTGTGGGATGCACTTTTTCAACCCTGTACATCGCATGCCATTGGTAGAAATCATTCGTGGTGAAAAAACATCACAACAAACTATCGATCGTATTGTTGCTTATGCCGCGAAAATGGGTAAATCCCCTATCGTCGTCAATGATTGCCCAGGATTCTTTGTTAACCGCGTACTGTTCCCTTATTTCGCTGGTTTTAGCTTATTACTCCAAGATGGTGCTGATTTCGTTCAAGTCGATAAAGTAATGGAAAAGCAATTTGGCTGGCCAATGGGTCCTGCTTATCTACTTGATGTGGTGGGTATTGATACCGCTCACCATGCACAAACCGTTATGGCAGAAGGTTTCCCCGAGCGTATGGGTAAAAACGGCAAAGATGCCATTGATGTAATGTTTGAAGCGCAGCGTTTTGGTCAGAAAAACGGGATCGGCTTTTTCAGCTACTCACTCGATAGAAAAGGTAAACCAAAAAAATCCCTCTCAGAGGATGCTCATGCACTGTTAGCGCCTGTCAGTAAGCCACAGACCAAATTTGAGAGTGATGCCATCATTGCGCGTATGATGATCCCAATGATTAACGAAGTCGTGCGCTGTTTAGAAGAAAACATTATAGCCACGCCAGCAGAAGCTGATATGGCATTGGTATATGGCTTGGGCTTCCCACCTTTCCGTGGTGGTGTATTCCGCTACCTTGATAGCTTAGGACTGGCAAACTATGTTGCGCTTGCCGATCAATATGCTCACCTTGGTGCGCTCTATGAAGTACCACAAGGATTAAGAGAAAAAGCTGCCCAAGGCGAAACCTACTATAACCACACCGCCAACCTGAACGCTTAA
- a CDS encoding YigZ family protein, whose amino-acid sequence MSNSEPYLVPTADVIFEEEIKKSRFITYLAHTPNIEAAKQFVQQIKERHHDARHNCWAFVAGRPTDSMKWGFSDDGEPSGTAGKPILAQLTGSGVGEITAVVTRYYGGIRLGTGGLVKAYGGGVQQALTRLETKQKVITSELQLSCEYNQVSLVESLLSEYNGTQLHADYGNQVTMQIELDSRIVDEFCAKLTNRSGGRIVAASAS is encoded by the coding sequence ATGTCGAATTCAGAACCTTATCTTGTTCCTACTGCAGATGTGATATTTGAAGAAGAGATCAAGAAGAGTCGCTTTATTACTTATTTAGCGCATACCCCTAATATAGAAGCGGCAAAACAGTTCGTTCAGCAGATTAAAGAACGTCATCATGATGCGCGTCATAACTGTTGGGCATTTGTCGCAGGGCGTCCAACAGATTCCATGAAGTGGGGCTTTAGTGATGATGGTGAACCATCGGGTACGGCAGGTAAGCCTATTCTTGCTCAGCTAACAGGCTCTGGTGTAGGTGAAATCACCGCTGTGGTTACTCGCTATTATGGCGGGATCCGTTTAGGTACTGGTGGTTTAGTAAAAGCTTATGGTGGTGGTGTACAACAAGCACTGACACGATTAGAAACAAAACAGAAAGTGATCACTTCAGAACTTCAGCTCAGTTGTGAATATAATCAGGTCTCTTTGGTTGAGTCACTATTAAGTGAATACAACGGCACACAGTTACATGCTGATTATGGTAATCAAGTCACTATGCAGATCGAGTTAGATAGTCGTATAGTGGATGAGTTTTGTGCCAAATTAACCAATCGTAGTGGCGGGCGCATTGTTGCAGCCTCAGCATCGTAG
- the hemG gene encoding menaquinone-dependent protoporphyrinogen IX dehydrogenase, producing MEKVLFLFSSCEGQTKKILNHIEQALGEQYSCEYMNIHNEPNVDFSAYDRVLVGASIRYGHFNKKLYAFINKYQAQLSQDNVAFFCVNLTARKEGKDTPEGSAYIKKFLIKSPWQPALIGVFAGALRYPRYNFFDRTMIKLIMKITGGETDTTKEVEYTDWQKVSEFTQVFKQQGCRK from the coding sequence ATGGAAAAGGTCTTATTTCTGTTTTCCAGTTGCGAAGGACAAACCAAGAAAATTTTAAACCATATCGAGCAAGCGCTAGGTGAACAGTACAGCTGTGAGTATATGAATATCCATAATGAGCCTAACGTGGATTTTAGCGCTTATGATCGTGTACTAGTTGGGGCTTCTATTCGTTATGGTCACTTTAATAAAAAGCTCTACGCTTTTATCAATAAATACCAAGCACAATTATCACAAGATAATGTCGCTTTCTTTTGTGTGAACCTGACAGCGCGCAAAGAAGGTAAAGATACCCCAGAGGGAAGTGCATACATTAAGAAGTTCTTAATCAAGTCACCATGGCAACCTGCACTGATTGGGGTTTTTGCAGGAGCACTGAGATATCCACGTTATAACTTCTTTGATCGCACCATGATTAAGCTCATTATGAAAATTACTGGCGGTGAAACAGATACAACCAAAGAAGTTGAATACACCGATTGGCAAAAAGTGAGCGAATTTACTCAAGTGTTTAAGCAACAAGGATGCAGAAAATAG
- a CDS encoding NAD(P)-binding domain-containing protein encodes MPKPILTHSYCADFYADHGYQFLKTLSQTHTIPDNLVIFSVMHSYEGSLPYINVLAELADKLVFIPKDATLGATPGLLTTISTIPHCHVVSTQNNKAYLRNPAHCEAMIRQYIDVETPFLILDHGGYFSYAISHICETFQEQCIGITELTANGLQKYLDKPLSKPLVSVSHLSIKMLADFEASECIVHYSDQILREEFGLKINNSGFLKTGVIGAGNLGRGVIKHLKAKGITNIHVADFDPRKLTQFPRDGIKACSINHLVEHCNMLFCCTGNQSITPEMIDNLSQPMFISTVTSADDELHLPDLLANDVLTEVHSNALTKEYKNKQGHSVYLLAGGESANTPFKTGMGDPTLYLFEAAHMLAGLKLLDNPHQFKRGIQALSEKDEMMIAEQWLKHFYHYA; translated from the coding sequence GTGCCAAAACCAATCTTAACGCATTCATATTGCGCTGATTTCTATGCCGATCATGGTTACCAATTTTTAAAAACATTATCCCAAACGCATACTATTCCAGATAACCTCGTCATTTTTTCTGTCATGCACAGCTACGAAGGCTCACTGCCTTATATCAACGTGCTAGCAGAACTCGCTGACAAGCTAGTATTTATTCCCAAAGATGCCACTCTTGGCGCTACTCCTGGCCTACTAACCACCATCAGTACAATCCCCCATTGCCACGTTGTCTCGACCCAAAATAATAAAGCCTATTTAAGAAACCCTGCTCATTGTGAAGCAATGATCCGTCAATACATCGATGTAGAAACCCCTTTTCTGATCCTCGATCACGGTGGCTACTTCTCTTATGCTATTTCGCATATTTGTGAAACCTTTCAAGAACAATGTATTGGCATTACCGAGCTCACAGCTAACGGACTGCAAAAATACCTCGATAAACCACTCTCTAAACCGTTAGTTTCCGTCTCTCATCTTAGTATAAAAATGCTTGCTGACTTTGAAGCATCAGAGTGTATCGTCCATTATTCTGATCAGATCTTACGTGAAGAGTTTGGTCTAAAAATCAATAACTCAGGATTTCTAAAAACAGGAGTTATTGGCGCTGGAAATCTAGGACGAGGAGTGATCAAACACTTAAAAGCAAAAGGTATTACCAATATTCATGTAGCCGATTTCGATCCCCGTAAACTTACCCAGTTTCCCAGAGATGGTATTAAAGCCTGTTCAATCAACCATCTCGTTGAACACTGCAATATGTTGTTCTGTTGCACAGGTAATCAATCTATTACCCCTGAAATGATAGATAACCTATCGCAACCCATGTTTATTAGTACTGTAACCTCAGCTGACGACGAACTTCACTTACCCGATCTATTAGCAAACGATGTACTAACAGAAGTACACTCAAATGCACTCACCAAAGAATATAAAAACAAACAAGGTCATAGTGTGTATCTACTGGCAGGTGGAGAATCAGCGAATACACCTTTTAAAACAGGCATGGGCGATCCTACTCTCTACTTATTTGAAGCCGCACATATGCTCGCAGGTTTAAAACTGCTTGATAACCCCCATCAGTTTAAGCGCGGCATACAAGCACTTTCAGAAAAAGACGAGATGATGATTGCAGAGCAATGGCTAAAGCATTTTTATCACTACGCCTAA
- the ilvY gene encoding HTH-type transcriptional activator IlvY, with protein MNIKNLQLFLHLCESHNFSQTAQAMHISPSALSRVIQRLEEDLGQTLFIRDNRSVELTLAGKKLLPVASLIVSNWFEVKSELQEDHSQLQGKLTLFCSVTASYSHLPTILNKFRIIYPHIEIQLQTGDPALAIDKVLSDQVDIAIAAKPDNLPPKLTYIEVDQIQMSLISPIISAPTLQKSLNHDPDWKSLPFILPESGPARTRADKWFKKKKITPSIYAQISGHEAIVSMVALGCGVGIAPDVVINNSPVSDKVQRFSTESIEPMSLGLCCKQSREQEPLLHALLQLFHDSYSESLL; from the coding sequence ATGAATATTAAAAATCTGCAACTATTTCTTCACCTTTGTGAATCCCATAATTTCAGCCAAACCGCACAGGCAATGCACATCAGTCCTTCCGCTTTAAGTCGTGTTATTCAACGCTTAGAAGAAGACTTAGGGCAAACCTTGTTTATTCGTGATAATCGCAGTGTGGAACTCACCCTTGCCGGAAAAAAATTGCTACCTGTCGCCTCTTTAATTGTGAGTAATTGGTTTGAAGTGAAAAGTGAGTTGCAGGAAGATCATTCCCAGCTACAAGGAAAGTTAACCCTATTTTGCTCCGTCACGGCCAGTTATAGCCACCTGCCGACAATCTTAAATAAATTTCGCATCATTTATCCCCATATCGAAATCCAACTGCAAACAGGCGATCCGGCACTGGCCATTGATAAAGTGCTTTCCGATCAAGTTGATATCGCTATTGCCGCTAAACCCGACAATTTACCGCCTAAATTAACTTACATCGAAGTTGATCAAATCCAAATGTCACTGATCAGCCCAATAATTTCAGCCCCTACGCTACAAAAAAGCTTAAACCATGATCCAGATTGGAAATCTTTACCCTTTATACTGCCAGAATCAGGACCAGCGCGAACTCGTGCTGATAAATGGTTTAAGAAAAAGAAAATAACCCCCTCTATTTATGCCCAAATATCAGGACATGAGGCCATTGTCAGTATGGTCGCACTAGGATGTGGTGTTGGAATTGCGCCAGATGTGGTAATAAATAACAGTCCTGTCAGCGACAAGGTTCAACGATTTAGTACCGAATCAATCGAACCTATGAGTTTAGGTTTGTGTTGTAAACAATCTCGCGAACAAGAACCTCTATTACATGCTTTGCTACAACTTTTTCATGACAGTTATTCAGAGAGCTTACTTTAA